The proteins below come from a single Falco rusticolus isolate bFalRus1 chromosome 18, bFalRus1.pri, whole genome shotgun sequence genomic window:
- the LOC119158919 gene encoding LOW QUALITY PROTEIN: alpha-2-macroglobulin-like protein 1 (The sequence of the model RefSeq protein was modified relative to this genomic sequence to represent the inferred CDS: inserted 1 base in 1 codon), with protein sequence MESKDLVSVPAAELTQVYGNPTPGEGGCGCLRXPACTGDMRSPAALPVLLLLLLHLTAGASAAPSYVVTSPAVMYHPHTAMLWVHLSGLSEPVQVTVQLQREDRTHNITLLERKVQEPHLYLNLTFPVPAPTKGKEEIVDLHISIQGDSLDVSKKKKVMLRALKPGIFIQTDKAVYKPGQQVKFRIVSLDKDFTPSSEKLPLVFLKDPSGNRIAQWQKVTPRQGIVELSLPLDTEPALGTYTIEAEGKTHTFSVEEYVLPKFEVTIDVPAVVLVKDEKFQIEICGRYTYGKPVQGKVQATLCQPLRPITFLYRHNGAPQKENCIEVSGQTEKNGCFSTEILLTAFNPTSSMYEKQCQVQASLVEDGTGLELKNSKSFKISPEIFTVTFENTDDFYKLGIPYTGTMLLKGADSAALPQKQLLLIVSQQGKQTRQTFLTDASGRASFELDTAGWSGTVSLHGQVNETAHTPNNDPTLTYQNADMYLSPFFSVSRSFLQIHRLAGELPCGQPQQLGVDYIFSKEALGTQLESLDVIFLVLAKGTIATVLRKELPAEAGLRGSFSLELPIGPELAPTAKVLGYVVLPNGEMVADSTELSVAKCFPNKVKMAFSEDRALPSSVLRLELEAAPGSLCAIRAVDRSVLLLKPEAELNAKAVYQVLPEFNYPGSIQDPPSCSAFSWGYFPDYAIPIPPWVPRQRDFFPPRRGPFGFWRHSQMDTYKLFQNAALKLFTNANTSRACKERLGLPGRAGSHGPLGDLDIRVTSFRTTPEVMHISTPVNSVQEEPPAPRTYFPETWLWDLVPVGEVGSAEVTVTVPDAITQWEAGMFCTSPLGLGLAPATTLVAFKPFFVELALPYAVVRHEAFTLVATVFNYLRQCLRVQVTLAESAELEVSAVTDEVYSGCICADEARTFRWGVRATSLGDVNITISTEALSSKELCGNEVPVVPAQGRMDTVIKPLLVQPGGILVEKAHSSLLCQEVTEEISLEVPENILEGSQRAHVTVMGDIMGNALQNLDRLLAMPYGCGEQNMVRFAPNIYIQQYLEKSGQLLPEIRAKAQGFLQSGYQRELLYKHDDGSYSAFGKSDSTGNTWLTAFVLKSFGQARAYVAIEERHITDALRWLQKQQQQQTGCFRSVGKLFNNALQGGVSDELSLSAYVTAAMLELGLSPTDPKVSSALQCLEASATDNPYTQALLAYVFGLAGRWEQQQAQLRSLAQHSTSTEGQLHWQRKGKALTPSDSWAAAAPAEVEMTAYVLLAYLSQPQVSSADLGTASQIVRWLSKQQNPHGGFTSTQDTVVALQALAKYAALTYGNNGDFTVTVTSPTGTTQDFVLHNNNRLVLQRAALHELPGTYGVRARGQGCALVQVTLRYNVPPPPSTGTFDLHVETEPGQCTGDARARFHLLLRARYAGERPATNMVVIEAKLPSGYIPDKSSVVELKRQNLVKKVEVQPNQVTIYLDQLTKEEETFAFAATQDFPVKNLQPATVTLYDYYETGDRTDAAYSAPCSSVADGQEQGNF encoded by the exons ATGGAAAGCAAAGATCTCGTTTCagttcctgcagcagagctgacgCAGGTCTACGGCAATCCAACACCTGGAGAAGGAGGCTGTGGCTGTCTCC TGCCTGCTTGCACTGGAGACATGAGGTCCCCAGCCgccctgcctgtcctgctgctccttctcctgcaCCTCACAGCTGGGGCGTCTGCAGCGCC GAGTTACGTGGTCACATCCCCAGCTGTGATGTACCACCCACACACAGCGATGCTGTGGGTCCATCTCAGTGGCCTTTCCGAGCCTGTCCAGGTGACTgtccagctgcagagagaagacAGGACCCATAACATCACTCTGCTGGAGAGGAAGGTCCAGGAGCCTCATCTGTACCTGAACCTTACCTTCCCC GTTCCAGCCCCTaccaaagggaaggaggaaattGTAGACCTGCACATCTCAATCCAAGGAGATTCCCTGGATGTCTCCAAGAAGAAGAAGGTGATGCTGAGAGCCCTGAAGCCTGGGATCTTCATACAGACAGACAAGGCTGTCTACAAGCCTGGACAGCAAG TGAAGTTTCGTATCGTCTCTTTGGATAAAGACTTCACTCCCAGCAGTGAGAAG CTGCCCCTCGTGTTCCTGAAG GATCCCAGTGGGAACCGCATTGCGCAGTGGCAGAAGGTGACCCCGCGTCAGGGCATCGTGGAGCTGTCCCTCCCACTGGATACggagccagccctgggcacctACACCATTGAGGCGGAGGGGAAGACCCACACCTTCAGCGTGGAGGAATATG TGCTGCCCAAATTTGAGGTGACCATTGATGTCCCTGCCGTGGTGCTGGTGAAGGACGAGAAGTTCCAGATAGAGATTTGTGGGCG CTACACCTACGGGAAGCCCGTTCAGGGCAAGGTCCAGGCCACCTTGTGCCAGCCCCTCAGGCCCATCACGTTCCTGTATAGACATAACGGTGCCCCCCAGAAAGAGAACTGCATCGAGGTTAGCGGGCAG aCGGAGAAGAACGGTTGCTTTTCCACAGAGATTTTGTTGACTGCCTTCAACCCGACCAGCTCCATGTATGAGAAGCAATGTCAAGTCCAGGCATCGCTGGTGGAGGATGGGACAG GGCTGGAGCTGAAAAACTCCAAGAGCTTCAAGATTTCACCTGAAATCTTCACTGTcacatttgaaaacactgatGATTTCTACAAGCTGGGCATCCCCTACACCGGGACg atgctgctgaaggGAGCTGACAGTGCCGCGCTGCCGCAGAAGCAGCTCTTGCTCATCGTTAGCCAGCAAGGAAAACAGACAAGACAGACCTTCCTGACAGACGCATCGGGGAGAGCCTCCTTCGAGCTGGACACCGCTGGTTGGAGTGGCACAGTCTCCCTGCAT GGTCAGGTCAACGAGACAGCTCACACCCCAAACAATGACCCGACACTCACCTACCAAAATGCTGACATGTACCTCAGCCCCTTCTTTTCGGTGAGCAGGAGCTTCCTGCAGATCCACCGGCTGGCGGGCGAGCTGCCCTgtggccagccccagcagcttgGGGTGGACTACATCTTCAGCAAGGAAGCCTTGGGGACTCAGCTGGAGAGCCTGGATGTGATCTTCCTG gtCCTGGCCAAGGGGACCATTGCCACTGTCCTCAGGAaagagctgcctgcagaggcTG GGCTGAGAGGCTCCTTCTCCCTGGAGCTGCCCATCGGCCCCGAGCTGGCACCCACGGCCAAGGTGCTGGGCTACGTGGTGCTGCCCAACGGGGAGATGGTGGCTGACAGCACCGAGCTCAGCGTGGCCAAGTGCTTCCCCAACAAG gtgaaGATGGCTTTTTCGGAGGACCGGGCTCTGCCCAGCTCGGTGCtgaggctggagctggaggctgcCCCAGGGTCCCTGTGTGCCATCCGTGCCGTGGACCGCAGCGTGCTGCTCTTGAAGCCCGAGGCTGAGCTCAACGCGAAGGCG GTCTACCAAGTACTCCCTGAATTCAACTACCCTGGAAGCATTCAGGACCCACCATCctgttcagcattttcctggGGCTATTTCCCTGACTATGCCATTCCCATCCCCCCATGGGTACCAAGGCAGCGAGACTTCTTTCCCCCTCGAAGGGGGCCTTTCGGGTTTTGGAGGCATTCCCAGATGGACACCTACAAGTTATTTCAG aacGCGGCACTGAAACTTTTCACCAATGCCAACACCAGCCGTGCGTGCAAAGAGAGGCTCGGCTTGCCTGGGAGGGCAGGTTCCCACGGTCCCCTAG gTGACTTAGATATCCGTGTCACCTCTTTTCGGACTACCCCAGAAGTAATGCACATTTCTACCCCAGTCAACTCTGTCCAGGAAGAGCCACCAGCACCCCGGACATATTTCCCAGAGACGTGGCTGTGGGACCTGGTCCCTGTGGG GGAGGTGGGCTCTGCAGAGGTGACTGTGACAGTGCCCGATGCCATCACCCAGTGGGAAGCTGGGATGTTCTGCACATCCCCGCTGGGCTTGGGGCTGGCCCCTGCTACCACCCTCGTGGCTTTCAAGCCCTTCTTTGTGGAGCTGGCGCTGCCCTACGCTGTGGTCCGCCATGAAGCCTTCACCCTCGTGGCCACCGTCTTCAACTACCTGCGGCAGTGCCTGCGG GTTCAGGTGACGCTGGCAGAGTCGGCAGAGCTGGAGGTGTCAGCAGTCACGGACGAGGTGTACAGTGGTTGTATCTGCGCAGATGAGGCGAGGACCTTCCGATGGGGCGTGCGAGCCACCAGCCTGG GGGACGTGAACATCACCATCAGCACTGAGGCACTCAGCTCCAAGGAGCTCTGTGGCAACGAGGTGCCCGTGGTGCCAGCCCAGGGGCGCATGGACACCGTGATAAAGCCCTTGCTGGTGCAG CCTGGAGGAATCCTGGTGGAGAAGGcacacagctccctgctctgccaggaaG TCACTGAAGAAATCTCCCTGGAGGTTCCTGAAAACATCTTAGAGGGCTCCCAGCGAGCCCACGTCACCGTGATGG GTGACATCATGGGCAACGCTCTGCAGAACCTGGACCGCCTCCTGGCCATGCCCTACGGCTGCGGGGAGCAGAACATGGTTCGCTTCGCCCCCAACATCTACATCCAGCAGTACCTGGAGAAGAGCGGGCAGCTGCTCCCCGAGATCCGCGCCAAGGCACAGGGCTTCCTGCAGAGCG GGTACCAGCGAGAGCTGCTCTACAAACACGACGACGGCTCTTACAGCGCCTTCGGGAAGAGCGATTCCACGGGCAATACGTG GCTGACAGCGTTTGTCCTCAAGTCCTTCGGGCAAGCCAGAGCCTACGTGGCCATCGAGGAGCGGCACATCACGGATGCGCTGCgctggctgcagaagcagcagcagcagcagacaggtTGCTTCCGCAGCGTGGGAAAGCTCTTCAACAACGCCCtgcag GGTGGCGTCTCGGATGAACTCTCATTGTCAGCTTATGTCACTGCTGCgatgctggagctggggctgtccccAACG GACCCAAAGGTAagctcagccctgcagtgcCTGGAGGCTTCGGCCACGGACAACCCCTACACGCAGGCACTGCTCGCCTACGTCTTTGGGCTGGCAGGgcgctgggagcagcagcaagcccagcTGCGGAGCctggcccagcacagcaccagcacag AGGGGCAGCTCCACTGGCAGAGAAAGGGGAAGGCTCTGACTCCCTCTGACTCCTGGGCTGCCGCCGCTCCGGCAGAAGTGGAGATGACTGCCTACGTCCTGCTGGCCTACCTCTCCCAGCCCCAAGTGTCCTCTGCCGACCTGGGGACTGCTTCCCAAATTGTCCGCTGGctcagcaagcagcaaaacccCCACGGGGGCTTCACCTCCACGCAG GACACCGTGGTGGCCCTGCAAGCCCTGGCCAAGTATGCTGCCCTGACATATGGCAACAACGGGGACTTCACGGTGACGGTGACATCCCCCACGGGCACCACACAGGACTTTGTCCTGCACAACAACAACCGGCTGGTGCTGCAGCGGGCGGCTCTGCACGAGCTGCCGGGGACGTATGGGGTGCGAGCCCgcgggcagggctgtgccctggTACAG GTGACCCTGCGCTATAACGTGCCACCCCCTCCGAGCACCGGCACGTTTGACCTCCACGTGGAGACGGAGCCTGGGCAGTGCACGGGGGACGCCAGGGCCCgcttccacctcctcctccgGGCACG GTACGCTGGGGAGCGTCCTGCCACCAACATGGTTGTCATCGAGGCCAAGCTGCCGTCTGGCTACATCCCGGACAAGAGCTCTGTGGTGGAG CTGAAGAGGCAGAACCTGGTGAAGAAGGTGGAGGTGCAGCCCAACCAGGTGACGATTTACCTGGACCAG CTGACCAAGGAGGAGGAGACCTTTGCCTTCGCCGCCACACAGGACTTCCCGGTGAAGAACCTCCAGCCAGCCACCGTGACGCTGTATGACTACTACGAGACGG GTGACCGCACGGATGCTGCCTACAGTGCGCCCTGCAGCTCAG TGGCTGACGGTCAGGAGCAGGGAAACTTCTAG
- the LOC119158920 gene encoding alpha-2-macroglobulin-like protein 1 yields MGSVAALPCLLFFVLYFTAGASAKPHYMVFFPSMLYYPYTGKVHIHLMDLDEPVQVTLHLASSLRVPNITLEKQGSDILQLNWPRFSNVSTPPASIYEVAHLHVSIQGGSLQVSEQKKVLVKTLELGTLVQTDRDVYKPGQTVKFRIVRLDQNFIPSNRKLPLVVMKDPRRKIVAQWRGVSPRQGIVELSFPLAAEPALGTYTIKVEGKQHSFSVKDDGPPHFEVLIRLPCVVVKDEKTQLDICGRYPSGRTFRGRAEARLCRSREDDISLKGSLRNCVEFRGQMGRDGCFSAEVPAASFSLTSFHRSRLYASATLLEEGTGMWRTVTRSCVIVDEMATITFENHDKFYKPGIPYTGTMLLKRTNSSALKEKEFLLVVDTGLKRQTKTLPMDGSGRASFELDTSGWNGEVSLHAAPKTDEGQNYLRYQSVSRYLYPSSSDSQSFLKIHRVGKKLPCGQPQQLGVDYLFDEKVMGMKLQNLDVVFLVLAKWTIVTFLRKELPAEAGLRGSFSLELPIGPELAPTAKVLGYVVLPNGEMVADSTELSVAKCFPNKVNLSFSEQRALVGSQLRLKVQAAPGSLCAVYAVDQRTRSSGAQGKVNPSVVYKLIPMFSEDGYPQVEERDTPRCQTNLYPALQAPSINCFDVPRRRWRDCFHSLWRRAVPVPDIQPGSYTLIKDASLKAVTNAQLGCAPNIQLQSYQSLLYPRGEGLEEDEQAGVMEDTGMQVDFLGTWLWELVPVGEVGSAEVTVTVPDAITQWEAGMFCTSPLGLGLAPATTLVAFKPFLVELALPYAVVRHEAFTLVATVFNYLRQCLRVQVTLAESAELEASAVTDEVYSGCICADEERTFQWGMRATSLGNVNITVIAKALHSKELCGTEMPVMPAQGHVDIETKLLLVQLPRRM; encoded by the exons ATGGGGtctgtggcagctctgccctgcctgctgtttTTTGTCCTGTACTTCACAGCTGGAGCATCTGCAAAGCC GCACTACATGGTGTTCTTCCCCTCCATGCTGTACTATCCATACACTGGCAAAGTGCACATCCACCTCATGGACCTGGACGAGCCCGTGCAGGTGACGCTCCACCTGGCCAGCAGCCTCAGAGTCCCCAACATCACCCTGGAGAAGCAGGGCAGCGATATCCTCCAGCTGAACTGGCCCCGCTTCTCCAAC GTTTCTACCCCTCCTGCAAGCATCTATGAGGTTGCGCATCTTCACGTCTCCATCCAGGGAGGTTCCCTGCAGGTGTCTGAGCAGAAGAAAGTACTGGTGAAAACCCTGGAGCTGGGGACCTTGGTGCAGACAGACAGGGACGTCTACAAGCCTGGACAAACTG TGAAGTTTCGAATTGTCCGTTTGGATCAAAACTTCATTCCCAGCAACAGGAAG CTCCCGTTGGTGGTCATGAAG GATCCCAGGAGGAAGATCGTGGCGCAGTGGCGGGGGGTGAGCCCACGGCAGGGCATCGTAGAACTGTCCTTCCCGCTGGCTGCggagccagccctgggcacaTACACCATCAAGGTGGAGGGCAAGCAGCACTCCTTCAGCGTGAAGGACGACG GGCCACCCCACTTTGAAGTGCTGATCCGGCTGCCCTGCGTGGTGGTGAAGGACGAGAAGACCCAACTGGACATTTGTGGGCG GTACCCGTCCGGGAGAACTTTCCGGGGAAGAGCTGAAGCCAGGCTGTGCCGGTCCCGTGAAGATGATATTTCCCTGAAGGGATCTTTGAGGAACTGTGTTGAGTTTAGGGGCCAG ATGGGGAGGGATGGCTGCTTCTCCGCTGAGGTGCCGGCGGCTTCCTTCAGCCTGACCAGCTTCCATAGGAGTCGGCTCTATGCCTCTGCAAcgctgctggaggaggggacCG GGATGTGGCGCACAGTGACCAGAAGCTGTGTAATTGTGGATGAAATGGCCACGATCACCTTTGAAAACCACGATAAATTCTACAAGCCAGGCATCCCCTACACCGGGACG ATGTTGCTGAAGAGAACCAACAGCTCTGCCCTGAAGGAGAAGGAGTTCCTGCTTGTGGTTGATACTGGACTAAAACGGCAAACAAAAACCCTGCCCATGGATGGATCGGGGAGAGCCTCCTTCGAGCTGGACACCTCTGGCTGGAATGGCGAGGTCTCCCTGCAC GCTGCACCCAAGACAGATGAAGGCCAGAATTATCTCCGTTACCAAAGTGTCTCTCGCTACCTGTATCCCTCCTCTTCGGACAGCCAAAGTTTCCTAAAGATCCACAGGGTGGGAAAGAAGCTGCCCTGcggccagccccagcagctcgGGGTGGATTATTTGTTCGACGAGAAGGTCATGGGGATGAAGCTGCAGAATCTGGATGTGGTCTTCCTG gtCCTGGCCAAGTGGACCATTGTTACCTTCCTCAGGAaagagctgcctgcagaggcTG GGCTGAGAGGCTCCTTCTCCCTGGAGCTGCCCATCGGCCCCGAGCTGGCACCCACGGCCAAGGTGCTGGGCTACGTGGTGCTGCCCAACGGGGAGATGGTGGCTGACAGCACCGAGCTCAGCGTGGCCAAGTGCTTCCCCAACAAG gtGAATCTGTCCTTCTCGGAGCAGAGGGCTCTGGTGGGCTCGCAGCTCCGCCTGAAGGTGCAGGCTGCCCCAGGGTCACTCTGTGCCGTCTACGCTGTGGATCAACGCACACGGTCCTCTGGTGCCCAGGGCAAGGTCAACCCCAGTGTG GTCTATAAGTTAATCccaatgttttctgaagatgGCTATCCTCAAGTCGAAGAACGTGATACACCTCGCTGTCAGACAAATCTGTACCCCGCACTACAGGCTCCATCCATTAACTGTTTTGATGTGCCCAGGCGTCGCTGGAGGGATTGCTTCCACAGCCTCTGGCGCAGGGCGGTACCAGTGCCTGACATCCAGCCAGGCTCCTACACCCTGATTAAG GATGCAAGTCTGAAAGCTGTCACCAAtgctcagctgggctgtgcaCCAAACATCCAACTTCAAAGCTACCAAAGCCTTTTATACCCCCGAG GAGAAGGACTGGAGGAAGATGAGCAGGCAGGTGTCATGGAGGACACAGGGATGCAGGTGGATTTCTTAGGGACGTGGCTGTGGGAGCTGGTCCCTGTGGG GGAGGTGGGCTCTGCAGAGGTGACTGTGACGGTGCCCGATGCCATCACCCAGTGGGAAGCTGGGATGTTCTGCACATCCCCGCTGGGCTTGGGGCTGGCCCCTGCTACCACCCTCGTGGCTTTCAAGCCCTTCCTCGTGGAGCTGGCGCTGCCCTACGCTGTGGTCCGCCATGAAGCCTTCACCCTCGTGGCCACCGTCTTCAACTACCTGCGGCAGTGCCTGCGG GTTCAGGTGACGCTGGCAGAGTCGGCGGAGCTGGAGGCGTCGGCGGTCACAGACGAGGTGTACAGTGGTTGTATCTGCGCAGATGAGGAGAGGACCTTCCAGTGGGGCATGCGAGCCACCAGCCTGG GGAATGTGAACATCACCGTTATCGCCAAGGCCCTGCACTCCAAGGAGCTCTGCGGCACTGAGATGCCCGTGATGCCAGCTCAGGGGCACGTGGACATCGAGACAaaactgctgctggtgcag CTCCCAAGACGAATGTAA
- the LOC119158924 gene encoding 1-acyl-sn-glycerol-3-phosphate acyltransferase alpha-like: protein MMEVLLHGLLLLLPLAALLLYRYNATFHYYCKVVFFNCWVVAMATILSPFAALRGRSVENMKLLCAAILPLKWFYGIKIQVWGSEHLNIKEPYVIVCNHQASLDLMGMVEVIPDRCVPIAKKELMYMGTVGWACWLSGIIFIDRHKREDAIDVIAQTAKTMRRENLRVWIFPEGTRNQEKSMLPFKRGAFHLAVQAQVPIFPIVISPYWDFFSSKDKKFTSGTCTIRIFPKVETCGLSPKDVPRLTETVRQVMADALAELSADRCVDQGAEQPPFLRCAGAHAGRGQGSPQCKEDTTRASN, encoded by the exons ATGATGGAGGTCCTGCTCCATGGgttgctgctcctcctccccttggcagccctgctgctttaTCGGTACAATGCCACTTTCCACTACTACTGCAAGGTGGTCTTCTTCAACTGCTGGGTTGTGGCCATGGCCACCATCCTGTCCCCCTTTGCAGCTCTTCGGGGACGCTCCGTGGAGAACATGAA GCTCCTGTGTGCTGCCATCCTGCCCCTGAAATGGTTTTACGGCATCAAGATACAGGTGTGGGGCTCTGAGCATCTGAACATCAAGGAGCCCTATGTGATAGTTTGCAACCACCAAGCTTCCCTTGACCTCATGG GCATGGTGGAGGTCATTCCTGACCGCTGTGTGCCCATCGCCAAGAAGGAGCTCATGTACATGGGCACCGTGGGGTGGGCCTGCTGGCTCAGTGGCATCATCTTCATCGACCGCCACAAAAGAGAAGATGCAATTGATGTCATCGCCCAGACGGCCAAGACCATGCGGCGTGAAAAT CTCCGAGTGTGGATTTTCCCTGAAGGCACCAGGAACCAGGAAAAATCCATGCTGCCCTTCAAGCGTGGGGCTTTCCACTTGGCTGTGCAGGCTCAG GTTCCCATTTTCCCCATTGTGATTTCCCCATACTGGGACTTCTTCAGCTCCAAGGATAAGAAATTCACGTCTG gGACGTGCACCATCCGAATCTTCCCCAAGGTAGAAACCTGTGGCCTGAGCCCAAAGGATGTCCCCAGACTGACAGAGACTGTCCGTCAGGTCATGGCTGATGCCCTTGCCGAGTTGTCTGCAGATCGCTGTGTGGaccagggtgctgagcagcctcCGTTCCTACGCTGCGCTGGGGCCCAtgctggcaggggacagggtAGCCCGCAGTGCAAGGAGGACACAACCAGGGCCAGTAATTAG
- the PRR29 gene encoding proline-rich protein 29: MEVGAARDPHGVWGDPPVGTYVIPHSLQPKRSSHGAIPVPQQPVMILQQLPGTCLAPATGPPHVRGEPLTLADLIELMMIQNSQMHQVVMNNLAVSALTSFGFGPSPAAAQEMVVPLQTGEEEETVVFHHHYIPCPGPAPILAWPVLMQDQRPVALRYPGTGSLAEDGEPRAVPPPPPPSATGTVGPSVLPASEYYNMLEERL, translated from the exons ATGGAGGTGGGGGCAGCAAGGGACCCCCATGGGGTCTGGGGGGACCCCCCGGTAGGGACCTACGTCATCCCGCACAGC CTCCAACCCAAGCGATCTTCCCATGGAGCCATACCGGTGCCCCAGCAGCCAGTGATGAtcctccagcagcttcctggGACCTGCCTGGCCCCTGCCACTGGACCCCCACATGTCCGGGGAG AGCCCCTTACCCTGGCAGATTTAATCGAGTTGATGATGATTCAAAACTCCCAAATGCACCAGGTGGTGATGAACAACCTGGCTGTATCGGCATTGACGTCCTTCGGGTTTGGGccatccccagctgctgcccag GAGATGGTGGTGCCTTTGCAGACcggagaggaagaggagactgTGGTTTTTCACCATCACTACATCCCCTGCCCTGGTCCCGCTCCCATCCTGGCATGGCCGGTCCTGATGCAGGATCAGAGGCCGGTGGCCCTGCGGTACCCGGGCACAGGCTCATTAGCTGAGGATGGGGAGCC CCGTGCAGTgccccctcctccaccccccagTGCCACGGGGACCGTGGGACCCAGTGTCCTACCAGCATCAG AGTACTACAACATGCTGGAGGAGAGGCTGTGA